CTACCGACGTGTTGGCCGACGGGACTCCTCGCGTCGAGACGTGGGATCTAACCGGTGATGACGACGTCTGGGGCCTCGGTGTCGGCTGTAACGGCGTCATCACCGTCCTGCTGGAATCGCTTGACGCGGCGTATCGTCCCGTCGTCGATGCGCGAGACGCCAGTGAGGCGATCGGCGTCGTGACCGTCGTCGACGGCGAAACCGACGCGACGGTCGGCGATCGGCTCTACTACCACCCGGACGATGGGTTCGCCCACGACGGGGAACCGCTTTCAAGAACTGTACTGGACGAACTGGACGATCCGACGCGGGAACTCGTCGGTTCGGGCGATGCGGAGACGCTAACCATCGATTCTGCGGACGGCAGTATCGAGGTGTACGTCGAGGGAATCAGACCGCCGCCCGAACTCGTCGTGTTCGGGTCCGGTCACGACATTGACCCGGTCGTCGAGCTATCGAAACTCGTCGATTTTCGCGTGACCGTAGTCTCGTTTCGCGGTGGCCAGGCCGACGCCGAGCGATTCTCGCGGGCCGACACCGTGGTCTCGACATCACCACGCGAGGTCGGTGAACTCCGGGAGTGGGATCGGGACACGTACGCGGTCGTGATGACGCATAACTTCCTCGACGACCGGTTCGCACTCGAACAACTGCTTGAAACGCCAGTCCCGTACATCGGGCTAATGGGACCCCGAAAGCGGTTCGAGGAGATGCGCGAGGCGTTCGCCGAGAAGGGTCGAACGTTCACGGACGCCGAACGC
This genomic interval from Halalkalicoccus subterraneus contains the following:
- a CDS encoding XdhC family protein, translated to MSTSDWSLPETDVFDRIRAALDDDSPAVLATVIAVEGSAYRRPGAKMLLSPDGTGAGSITAGCLEDEVRALATDVLADGTPRVETWDLTGDDDVWGLGVGCNGVITVLLESLDAAYRPVVDARDASEAIGVVTVVDGETDATVGDRLYYHPDDGFAHDGEPLSRTVLDELDDPTRELVGSGDAETLTIDSADGSIEVYVEGIRPPPELVVFGSGHDIDPVVELSKLVDFRVTVVSFRGGQADAERFSRADTVVSTSPREVGELREWDRDTYAVVMTHNFLDDRFALEQLLETPVPYIGLMGPRKRFEEMREAFAEKGRTFTDAERERIHTPIGLNLGGDAPFQIAFSIVSELLAVAHDRTPRHLTQHEGPIHDRIDLRPD